TACCCCTGTGATCGGGGGTTGTTCTCGAATGCCTGTCCGCCGCGCACCGCGTCGCGCAGGCGATCGTTGAAGGTGCCGACGCCGGTGCCGGCCAACTGGTGCTGGCTGGCCTGCACGAAACGCTGGTTGCCGGCCACCTCGCCGAAGTCCCAACCCTCGCCGTAGATGAGCACCGCCCGGCCGTCGACGCCGTCCTGCTGTGGGGTCAGGCGGTCGAGCGCGGCGCGTACGGCGAGGATGTTGGCTTTTGGATGGTGGCCCATCAGGTCGAAGCGGAACCCGTCGACCTTGTAGTCGACCGCCCAGCGCAGCACCGAGTCGACGACCAGCTTGCCCATCATCGCGTGCTCCGGCGCGGTGTTGGCGCAGCAGGTCGAGTCGGCGACGCGGCCGTCGGCCAGCAAGCGGTGGTAGTAGCCCGGCACGATCCGGTCCAGCACCGAGTGGTGGTTGACCCCACCGGCGACGGTGTGGTTGTAGACCACGTCCATCACCACCCGCAGGCCCACCCCGTTGAGCGCGGCGACCATCTCGCGGAACTCGGTGATCCGTCGCGGGCCGTCGGGGTCCGTCGAGTAACTGCCCTCGGGGACCGAGTAGTGCAGCGGGTCGTAGCCCCAGTTGTAGCCGTCGCGGTCGCGGATCTCGGCGATCCTCGCCTGCTGGTCGGCGGAGTCCGGCGGCAACGCGGTCAGGTCGCCCGACGGCTCCGCCTGCTCGGCGCGCAGCTCCGGCACGGTCGCGAAGTCGAACGCCGGCAGCAGGTGCAGGTGGGTGGTGCCGGCGTCGGCGAGCCGGCGCAGGTGCCGCATCCCGGCGCTGTTGGGCGTGGCGAACGCCGCGAACGTGCCGCGCCGCGGCTCCGGCACGCTGCGGTCGTAGCTGGAGAAGTCGCGGACGGATACCTCGTACACCTGGGCCCTGGCTGGTGTCACCGCGCGCGGCTTGCGCAGTGCCGTCCAGTCGGCCGGGATCAGCAGCGGGTCGAGCAGGTTGGCGACGATGCTGTGTGTCGAGTTGGCGGTCAAGGCGATCGAGTACGGGTCGGTGACGCTCATCGTCTCGATCCGCTGGGTCGCCGGGTGGTAGACCTCGACCCGGAAGCGGTAGCGCCGCCCTGTCCAGCCCCAGTCGCCGTCGACCCGCCAGACGCCGGTGCGGTCGTCGCGCCACATGCCGAGCACCTCGGGGTCGCCGTCGGTGCCGTCCGGCGGCCACCACTCGAGGGCCACCCAGTGTGCCGTCGGCGCCCAGACCGAGATCGTGACGCCGCCGTCGTCGTGGAAACGGCAGCCGAGGTCGGCGTGCACCGCGTCGGCGTACACATCGTCAAGAACGCCTGGTAGTTGTGCCCCGGTGGCGACGAGCAGCCAGCCGCCCTCGTCGCGCGCGGTGACCGCGACCTGGCCGCGCAGCGCCGTCTTGATCGTGTCGACGTCGGCCTCGACGGTGAACGCGGTGTGGTCGGCGAGGTGCGGCCACCGGCTGCGCTGCTCGGTGCTCAGGCCCCCGGGCCGGACCCGCAGCGGCAGCGTCTCATGCGGCCCGACCAGCGCTCCGTCGATGATCTCCAACGCGGCGTCGGGCGACCAGACCAGGTCGCAGCGGCGGTCGCCGACCGGCCCTTCGAAGCGCCAGACCAGCGTGGACCGGTCGATCCAATGAGCCCGCTGCCGGGTCAGATCCATCCGAAGATCCTCTCACCCGCGGGGCCGTTCAAGCGGCGTGGATGACCGTGCAGATGGCGGGGCCGGCCGAAGTGATCCGGACGAGGTAGACGTAGCGCTCGCCGGGCACCGAGCGGCCCTGGCTGTCGAGGAACTCCCACTCGACGGTGACCAGCATCAGCGCCGGGCTCAGCCGGTGCACGTCATCGATGCCGGCATGCGCCGCGATGAGCTCGCGCTCCTGGTAGTCGGGCGCCGCGCCGATGAAGGAGAGCGCGACCGAGGCGGGCGAGGAGAAGGTGAAGGTGTACGCGTCAGCCACCACGCTCCCCGGCAGCGCGTAGCAGCCCGCGAGCGCGGCCAGGTCGCCCGTGGTCAGGGCGGAGCCGTACCGGTCGAAGAAGTCGGACAGGACGTCAAGGTCGGTCTTGGCGTTCACGGTCCGATAAGTTGCCGCTGCGACGCCCGCGCAAACCCGCGGAGCCTGGCAGAGTGGACGACATGACCACCGCCGTCGACCTGCGCGCGCCGCTGGCCCGCTACGCGACGCTGCTGCACGCTCCCGCCGGCGACCGGCACCACGTCGCCTCGCCGCTCGGTGCCTGGCTGCTGGGTGCGCTGTGCGCACCGGCCGCGGCCACGGTCGGCGGCCAGGTCGCCGAAGACCTGGAGCGGGCCCTGGGCGTCGAGCTGATCACCGCCCGCGAGTTGGCGACGGCGCTGCTCGACGACCCGCACCCGGCGGTCCTGTCCGCCGCGGCGTTGTGGCTGGCCGGCCCGCCGATCCCCGCGGTCGACGAGTGGATCGCGGAACTGCCGGCGACGGTCGAGACCGGGCCGCTGCCGACGCAGGCCGAGGCCGACTCCTGGGCCCATGAGCACACGCTCGGCCTGATCAAGGAGATGCCGCTCCAGATCCGCCCGGAGACGCTGCTCCTGCTGGTGACCGCACTGGCCACCCGGGTCTCCTGGGCCCGCCCGTTCACGCTGGTCCCGGCCACCCGCCTCGGCGCGACGTCGCCATGGCGCGAGGCCGTCGGCCAGGTGTTGGAAACCCCTTCACATGGGCACGACGCGTACGTCGCCCGGGTGCCGGGAATCGGCGACGTGGCGGTGCACACCGGGTATGCCACCGAGGGGCTGCGGGTGACGTCGGTGATCGCGCAGCCTGGGACGCCGCCGGTCGAGGTGATCGCGGCCGCCTACGAGTTGGCCGTCGCTTCCGCCACCCGCGGCGCGGTCGACCGGCGCTCGCTGTTCGACCTGCCGCTCGGCGAAGGTCCGCTGTGGACGATCACCGAGGAGCGGGTGCAGACGGCGGCGCCGGGCGGTCGCGAGGAACTCCACCAGGCGGTGCTGCCGGCGTGGTCGGTCTTCAGCCGGCACGACCTCAACCGCGCTGATCTGGGCATCCCCGCCGCGGCGGCCGCGGCCAAACACGCGCTGGGCATTCCCGACGGGTGGCACGAGGCTCGGCAGGTGGCGATGGCCCGCTACACGCGACTGGGCTTCGAGGCGGCGGCCATCTCGGCGATGATGGCCGGGGTCAGCATGCCGATCCCGCAGGACGGCGTCCGGCGGACGGCGGAGCTGCGCTTCGGCCACCCCTACGCGGTGGTGGCACTGGCCGACCGCCCATGGCGCGACGGCTGGCAGCCCGACATCACCGAGGGCGCGGCCTGGCTCTCGCTCCCGGTCTTCTCCGCCTGGATCGCCGAGCCGACCGAGGCGGCGGAGTAGACGCGGCGAAGGACGTCGGCCGCACCCTCGACGGCGGTCACTTGGTGACGAGGCCGCGCAGGGTGTTGAGCATCGCGCGGGCGCTGACCGGGGCGTAGATCTTCTTGTCGGCACCGTAGAGCGCGACGAACGGGCAGGCCTGGTCGTCGCCGCTCATGCGCTTGTCGAGGAGCTGGCGGCGGGTCGCCACCTCGTAGACGCGGAGGCGCCACGTCGCTCGGGCCAGCGTCAGCGTGTCCGGCTTCGGGTTGTCGAACTTGCAGGCGCGAATCTTCGACCCGGTGCTGACCCGGTCGAGACAGGCGACCAGCTGCACCTTCTTGGCGTCCTGCGCTGCCCAGGTCTGCTTGTCCTTGGTGGAAAGGCCCTCGTCGTAGTAATAGCCCTGGTCCTGGGAACGCACGTGCGGGGTGTCCGAGACGAGCAGCACGATCGGATGCGGTGCCTTGCCGGAGCGCTTCGGCGACTGTGGATAGAAGACCTCTTCGTCGCACACCCGGTTGAGATCATCGACCTTGGTCGCCGGATATTCGCTGGCCACCGGCCCCTCTTGGGCCGCCTCTTCGGTGGGGGTGGGCTCTGTGGACGGGCCGCGACCGATCGCCGGTCGTGGGGACGCGTCGGCCGCGGCCGTCTCGTTTGACCTGAGCAGGACCATCGTGCCGGCCACGCCGGCGCCCACACCTAGCACCAACACGCCGACGATCACCGCCGCGATCAGGCCGACGCGGCTGCGCCGGGGTTCCGCGGGTGGCCCGTCGAAGCCCGCCGACATGCCGGCCCAGCCGGGGTCGGCCGGTGGCGGCCACCCCGGCGTGTGATCCGGCGTGTGATCCGGCGTCGGATCCGGTTGTCCTGCCTCGGATTCGGCCCCCGTGCCTGTCATCCGCGTTCCTCCCATTGAAGCGAAGCGCGAATGTAGCAGGACACTCGTCTTCCCCTCGGCGTCGCTTCGTCACTTGTTGACAAAGCCACGCAGGGCGCGGATTGCCGCTCGGTCGCTGACCTTGGCGTAGATCTTCTTGTCCGGGCCGTAGAGGGTGACGAAGGGGCAGGCCTGGTCGTCGCCGGTCATGCGCTTGTCCAGCAGCCGGCGGCGGGTTGCCACCTCGTAGACGCGCAGCCGCCACGAAGACCGGAACAGGGTCAGCGTGTCGGGCTTCGGGTCGTCGAACTTGCAGGTGCGGATCTTCGAGCCGGTGCTGACCCGATCGAGGCAGGCGACGAGTTGCACCTTCTTGGGGTGGTCGGCCGCCCAGGTCTGCTCGGCTTTGCTGGACGTGCCCTCGTCGAGGTAGTAGGTCCCGTCCTGCGAGCGCAAGCCAGGATTGTCCGACGTGAGCAGCACGATCGGGTGCGGGGCCTTGCCCGCGCGTTTCGGCGACTGTGGATAGTAGACGTCCTCGTCGCACACCCGGTTGAGATCGTGGATCTCCTCGGCGGGATAAGCGCTGGCCTGCGGCCCTTCCTGCGGCGGCTCCTCGGTCGGCGTCGGCTTCGCGGTCGCGCTGCGGCCGCCCGTCGCCGGAGGTGACGTCGGGCCGGACGCCGACGCGCTGGTGTCGTCGGAGCGCAGCACGAAGGCCGTGCCGGCCACGCCGGCGGCCGCGCCGAGCACCAGCACGCCCACGATCACCCCGGCGATCACGCCGGTGCGGCTGCGACCCGGCGGTGGAGGTTGCTCGTCGAAGGCGCTCGACAGTGCGCCCCACCCATTGTCCGGATCCGTTGGCTCAGCTTCCGACTCATCCCCCGTGCTGGTCATCCGCATTCCTTCCGTTCAGCGAGAACGGCGAATGTATCAAGACATTCGCCGTTCTTGGGGGTGGTTATGTCGGCGGGTGGTGGCAGGATGTCGCCCATGGCCAGAAAGATCATCGAAGGGCGCCTGCCATGACCTCTGTCGCAGATCTGGTCGCCGCGCTCGGATCCGGCACGATCCGGGTCGTCGACCTCACCAACCCGCTGTCGGCGAGCACGCCGACGCTGCGCCTGCCGGAGCCGTTCGCCAACCTGGTCGATTTCAGCCTCG
This genomic interval from Asanoa ferruginea contains the following:
- the pulA gene encoding pullulanase-type alpha-1,6-glucosidase, which gives rise to MDLTRQRAHWIDRSTLVWRFEGPVGDRRCDLVWSPDAALEIIDGALVGPHETLPLRVRPGGLSTEQRSRWPHLADHTAFTVEADVDTIKTALRGQVAVTARDEGGWLLVATGAQLPGVLDDVYADAVHADLGCRFHDDGGVTISVWAPTAHWVALEWWPPDGTDGDPEVLGMWRDDRTGVWRVDGDWGWTGRRYRFRVEVYHPATQRIETMSVTDPYSIALTANSTHSIVANLLDPLLIPADWTALRKPRAVTPARAQVYEVSVRDFSSYDRSVPEPRRGTFAAFATPNSAGMRHLRRLADAGTTHLHLLPAFDFATVPELRAEQAEPSGDLTALPPDSADQQARIAEIRDRDGYNWGYDPLHYSVPEGSYSTDPDGPRRITEFREMVAALNGVGLRVVMDVVYNHTVAGGVNHHSVLDRIVPGYYHRLLADGRVADSTCCANTAPEHAMMGKLVVDSVLRWAVDYKVDGFRFDLMGHHPKANILAVRAALDRLTPQQDGVDGRAVLIYGEGWDFGEVAGNQRFVQASQHQLAGTGVGTFNDRLRDAVRGGQAFENNPRSQGYATGLFTDPNGDDVNGPPDHQRARLLFQHDLIKIGLTGNLASYRFVASSGQSVTGGSYYYNGSPAGYCASPGECVSYVDAHDNEILFDTLAFKLPPSLAPLERARMQLLALSFTVLGQGMGFVAAGSERLRSKSLDRNSFDSGDWFNAIRWDPTEGNGFGLGLPPAWDNQDKWSFAGPLLADPLLVPDPDVIEWTVARYLELLRIRRDSPLFGLDTAVEVQDRVSFPLSGPAETPGVITMRLSGVEDVVVVFNAVPATVTQKLPRLRGGAFDLHPHQKAGGDERLSQSAFDPATGIFTVPARSVAVFTGTSLRG